CGAATCGGAACAGCTCAGGTGTGCAACTCCCAGTGAGATTGACACATAAGGTGGGTGATTTCCACATTTTCAattgaggtacctggttcatctcattggaactggttggacagtggtgcagcccaaggagggtgagccgaagcagggtggggcatcgctcacctgggaagtgcaagggccAGGAAACTCCCTCTCTTAGCCCAGGGAATCCATTAGGAACTGTTTCCTGCACTCCGGCCCAGATAGTGTGCTTTTCCCATGATCTTcgcaacctgcagaccaggagattccctccagtaCCTACACAATCAACAGGGCCCTGGATTTCCAGCACagaactgggtggccatttgggcagaaacCAAGCTAgccacagcatttttttttcatatcgcagtggtgcctggaataccAGTGAggcagaactgttcactcccctggaaagggggctgaagccagggagccaagtggtctggctctGCAGGTCCCACCCCTATGGAGACCAGAAAGCTAAGATCCaatggcttgaaattctcacagccagcacagcagtctgagctcaacctgggtCATTCAAGGTCAGTAGGGGCGAGGGGCATCTGCCATAGCTGAGGCTCGAGTAGGCAGTTTCAACCCCACAGTGTAAGCAAAGCTACCAGGAAATCCGAACTGGGCAGAGTCCAACGCAGCTCAGCAGCAGCAGGCACTGTTTCACTAGATGCCCTCACTGGGCAgatcatctctaaaaaaaggcagcagcccatcagggacttataaataaacccccaccttcctgggacagaacacctagGAAAAGGGGTGGtagtgggtacagcttcagcagacctaaACACCCCTGCCTGGCCGCTCTGAAAAGCAGTGGATTTCCCAACACAGTGTTCAagttctgataagggacagactgcctccttaagTGGCTCCCTGACATCTGTGTATCCTGATGGGGAGACGCCTTCCAGTAGgggccaacagacacctcatacaggagacctctggctggcatctggcaggtacccctcTGGGACAAGCTACTAGAGGAAGGAACagacagcaatctttgctgttctgcagtcttCACTGGTgattcccagacaagcaggatctggagtggacctccagcaaactccagcataCCTTCTGACTGTTAGAgggaaaatgaacaaacagaaagaaatagttttcacatcaacaaaaaggacgtccactcagagaccccatccaaagatCCCTGACctcaaaaatgaaaggaagataaatccacgaagatgggatgaaaccagcgcaaaaaggctgaaaactccaaaaaccagaatacctcttctcccttaagggatcacagttcctcgctagcaagggaacaaaactggatggagaatgagtttgacgaattgactgaagcaggcttcagaaggtgggtaataacacaCTACtctaagctaaaggagcatgttttaacccattgcaaagaagctaagaaacttgaaaaatggttagatgaaatgctaactggaataaccagttaagagaaaaacataaacgaactgatagagctgaaaaatgcagcttgagaacttcatgaagcatacacaaccTTAAATAGTTAAATCAATCAAGGAAGGGGCGAAGGAGAATGAAGGGCGAGGGGAGCATCGGACGCAGCGCCGCCGTGACAGGACCCCGGCCCCTGCCACCGAAGCCCCCGCACCTCCAGAGGGCCTCCCGGGCGGGGCCAGGCCAGGGAGTGcccgccgcgcccggcccctagCCCTCCCGCCCGCCGCGCCCGTGTGCACTTTCGCGGAGCCACTAATCCCCCGAGAGAGCCGATTTGTAGTGAGGAGTATCTGGAGGGGGCGAGGCCGGCCCATGTGGGGTTGTGTCATTGGTTTGCAAAGAGAGACCCCGCCtttgcccccccccaaaaaaggagcGAGGAGTGAGCGAGCGGCGACCCTCACCTCGCCTCCCGCCTCGCTCCTGCGCAGCCAGCGGGCACCGGGAGCCGCGGCCAGCGCcgcttctttcctttccttttctctccgtTTTCCTCCTCCTTACCCGGaggagaaaacaaataaagaagaGCAAATAGCCGGGAGGCGCTCGGCATCCAGGACGTTCCCTCCCCCGATCCAAGTTGGAATTAGCATCTTCTCGGGGGGTCTCATCACCTTAAATGGTTTTGAACCAATGAAGCTGTATTCCCTTCAAAAGACGGACAGCCCATCGTGTGGACTATAGAGTTTGTGGACAGATCTATATTGGGTTCATAGCGGCGTCATGCACGCAGACTCCTGCAAGTTCCCCTAAGTTCTTAGAGGGCTGCTTTGCCTTTTGATCTGAGAGTTGCAAAGTTCCATAAAGAATGGCCCTTGTGGATAAGCACAAAGTCAAGAGACAGCGATTGGACAGAATTTGTGAAGGTATCCGCCCCCAGATCATGAACGGCCCCCTGCACCCCCGCCCCCTGGTGGCGCTGCTGGACGGCCGCGACTGCACTGTGGAGATGCCCATCCTGAAGCACCTGGCCACCGTGGCCTTCTGTGACGCGCAGTCCACTCAGGAGATCCACGAGAAGGTTTTAAATGAAGCCGTGGGCGCCATGATGTACCACACCATCACCCTCACCAGGGAGGACCTAGAAAAGTTCAAGGCTCTGAGAGTGATCGTGCGGATAGGCAGCGGCTACGACAATGTGGACATCAAGGCTGCCGGCGAGCTGGGAATTGCTGTGTGCAACATCCCATCCGCAGCCGTGGAAGAGACAGCTGACTCCACCATCTGCCACATCCTCAATCTGTACCGGAGGAACACGTGGCTGTACCAGGCCCTGCGGGAAGGCACGCGGGTTCAGAGCGTGGAGCAGATCCGAGAGGTGGCCTCGGGAGCGGCCCGTATCCGTGGGGAGACACTGGGCCTCATCGGCTTCGGTCGCACGGGGCAGGCGGTTGCAGTTCGAGCCAAGGCCTTTGGATTCAGCGTCATATTTTATGACCCCTACTTGCAGGATGGGATCGAGCGGTCCCTGGGCGTGCAGAGGGTCTACACGCTGCAGGATTTGCTGTATCAGAGCGACTGCGTCTCCCTGCACTGCAATCTCAACGAACATAACCACCACCTCATCAACGACTTTACCATAAAGCAGATGAGGCAGGGAGCATTCCTTGTGAACGCAGCCCGTGGCGGCCTGGTGGACGAGAAAGCCTTAGCACAGGCCCTCAAGGAGGGCAGGATACGAGGGGCAGCCCTCGACGTGCATGAGTCAGAGCCCTTCAGCTTTGCTCAGGGTCCATTGAAAGATGCACCGAATCTCATCTGCACTCCTCACACTGCCTGGTACAGCGAGCAGGCATCGCTGGAAATGAGGGAGGCCGCTGCCACTGAGATCCGCCGAGCCATCACAGGTCGCATCCCAGAAAACTTAAGAAACTGTGTGAACAAGGAATTTTTCGTCACATCAGCGCCTTGGTCAGTAATAGACCAGCAAGCAATTCATCCTGAGCTCAATGGTGCCACATACAGATACCCGCCAGGCATCGTGGGTGTGGCTCCAGGCGGACTTCCTGCAGCCATGGAAGGGATCATCCCTGGGGGCATCCCAGTGACTCACAACCTCCCGACAGTGGCACATCCTTCCCAAGCACCCTCTCCCAACCAGCCCACAAAACACGGGGACAATCGAGAGCACCCCAACGAGCAATAGCAGAGAATGCTGGAAGGTAATCGTTCAGATACACTCGGGACCAAGAGACAGTAAAAAATAGATGAACTAAGAGAAAAAGAATCTGACGGTCTTTGTAACTGATTCTGGACATATGCATCATTGATGTTGCAGTGTTAAAACTACAAGAGCTAGAAAAACTGAAGATGTTGTCTGCTTACGGAAGCACTGAAAGACTAGGATGTGATTTATTAACGACCAACTTCTGTTATTGTGTGTTAAGTTTTTCATCTGTGCATCAAATCACAAAGAATAAATAGAGCTTTTTCCTTTATCAGTCCCTTGGGCACAGCAGGTCCTGAACACCCTGCTCGAGAATGTTGCATCAAGAGTTCAAAcatccaaataaaaaatattaagaggAAATCCCCATCCTGTGACTTGAGTCCCTTCAGTCTACAGGGGCTGGTTACCTCTTTTTACTAATAGGAAGATCACATTACTACCAAATGGGGAGAAAACTGTTTGCCTGTGGTAGACACCTGCACGCATAGGATTGAAGACAGTACAGGCTCCTGTACAGAGAAGCGTCTCTCACAGCTGAACTGTATACTCTGAGTGGGCAAGTTGGTTGTAAGTTAAGTAAAACCCTCtgatgatgcaaaaaaaaaaaaaaaaaaaagtattaagttTCACAAGCTGTTTgtactcaaatatattttctcagtttCAGATCCTCTGCTATTTTATTGAGTGGAAAGTCTTGAACTAAAAGGGTTCAAGAAGAATAATGTTGCATTTCCTTATGTCTCAGGAAACACTTTTTATGGTAACTTGTCAGATTGTCTATGAACAAACCCACTTTTTTAGACATtgataaagtcttttgttcttcACGTGATATTTTATACAAGAACACTTCAGATGTATTAGATGTGACTGATTTTAACAAATCCTATTAGATTTGTATCAACTAGTTACATGTTCTATTCATAGTCTTTTGTGAATCATtgcctttttgtttaaaaagatggcctattttgagcctttgtataggTACATTCCTGTTTTTgtgacaaaacaaactttaaaattgtcccaaacagaaaaataatggcTATCAGAAGTATGTTTTGTTTTAGTGTGAGTTACCGTTACTGTATTTGTTTATTGTAAAGGTGGACATTTAGCGTTCAGTGCAGTTttcaataaaaagtaattaaaaaaaaaatagttaaatcaatcaaatggaagaaaggatatcagagattgaagatcaactcaaggaaataaagtgagaagacaagattagagaaaaaagagtgacaagaaatgaacaaagccaccaagaaatatgggattatgtgaaattGACTAatgtacctgaaagtgaaggggagaatgaaaccaagccaGAAAATTtaatatccaggagaacttccccaacctagcaaggcaggccaacattcaaattcaggaaacacagagaatactgcaaagatactcctcaagaaacaacccaagacacataatcatcatattcaccaaggttgaaaagaagaaaaaatgctaagggaagtcagagagaaaggttgcgTTATCcccaaagagaagcccatcagccTAACAgtgaatctctcagcagaaaccctacaagccagaagagagtgggggccaatattcaacattcttaaaataaaagaattttcaactcagaatttcatatccagtgaaactaagcttcataaatgaaggagaaataaaatccttttcagacaagcaaatgctgagagattttgtcactaccagacctgtcttacaagaggTCCTGTAGGAAGCACTGAagatggaaaggaacaaccagtagcagccactgcaaaaacataccaaattgtaaagatcatTGATGCTAGGAAGAAACTGCACCAACTAatggcaaaataaccagctagcatcataatggcatgATCAAAGTCatacataacagtattaaccttaactttaaatgggctaaacgccccaattaaaatacacagactggcaaattggatatggagtcaagacccattggtgtgctgtatttaggagacccatctcacaagcCTATGTCTTtgcacacataggctcaaaatagagGGATTGAGGaatatttgccaagcaaatggaaagcaaaaaaagctgttttttttttaaaaagatcaacaaaatagatacaactactagccagactaataaagaagaaaagagagaagactcaaatagatgcaataaaaaatgctaaaggtgatatcaccaccaatcccatagaaataccaaccatcatcagaaaatactcTGAACACTCCtacacaaataaaacagaaaatgtagaagaaatggataaattcccagacacatacaccctcccaagactaaaccaggaagaaactgaatccctgaatagaccaataacaaggtctgaagttgaggaagcaattaatagcctaccaaccaaaaaaagtccaggaccagacaggttcacagctgaattctaccagaagtacaaagaggtgCTAGTATCATTCCTTCCGAAacttccaaacaatacaaaaagagggaatcctccctaactcattttataagaccaatataatcctgataccaaaacctggcagagacacaactaaaggaaaatttcaggccagtatccctgatgaacattgatgtgaaaatcctcaataaaatactggcaaacccaaTCCAACAGCATATCCAAAAGCTTATCAATCACgatcaagttggtttcatccctgggatgcaaggctaggtcaacatacacaaataaaaaaatgtaatcctttacatcaacagaaccaaaggcaaaaaccacgattttctcaatagatgcagagaagatcttcgataaaattcaacaaccttcatgctaaaaactctcaataaactaggtattgatggaatgtatctcaaaataataagagctatttatgacaaacccacagccaacatcatactgaatgggtaaaaactggaagcattccctttgaaaactggcacaggacaagaatgccctctctcacctcctattcaacataacaTTGGAAGTTTTGGCGAGGGCACTCaggcaagagacagaaataaagggtattcaaacaggtaaagaggaagccaaattgtctctgtttgtagatgacatgattgtatatttagaagaccccatcatctcaacctgaaatctccttaagctaataaaaaacttcagcaaagtctcaggatgcaaaattaatgtgcaaaaattacaagcattcctatacaccaataatggacAGAGAGTAAAATCATAACtgagctcccattcacaattgctacaaagaaaattaaatacctaggaatacatctaatgAGGAATGTGAAGGAtctttcaaggagaactacaaaccattgctcaaggaagtaagagaggatacaaacagatggaaaaacattccatgcttatggttaggaaaaatcaatattgtgaaaatggccatactgcccaaagtaatctatagattcaatgctatccccatcaagctaccattgattttcttcacagaactggaaaaaaacaccttaaatttcatatggaaccaagaaagagcctgcgtagccaag
This Callithrix jacchus isolate 240 chromosome 2, calJac240_pri, whole genome shotgun sequence DNA region includes the following protein-coding sequences:
- the LOC100398309 gene encoding C-terminal-binding protein 2; this encodes MALVDKHKVKRQRLDRICEGIRPQIMNGPLHPRPLVALLDGRDCTVEMPILKHLATVAFCDAQSTQEIHEKVLNEAVGAMMYHTITLTREDLEKFKALRVIVRIGSGYDNVDIKAAGELGIAVCNIPSAAVEETADSTICHILNLYRRNTWLYQALREGTRVQSVEQIREVASGAARIRGETLGLIGFGRTGQAVAVRAKAFGFSVIFYDPYLQDGIERSLGVQRVYTLQDLLYQSDCVSLHCNLNEHNHHLINDFTIKQMRQGAFLVNAARGGLVDEKALAQALKEGRIRGAALDVHESEPFSFAQGPLKDAPNLICTPHTAWYSEQASLEMREAAATEIRRAITGRIPENLRNCVNKEFFVTSAPWSVIDQQAIHPELNGATYRYPPGIVGVAPGGLPAAMEGIIPGGIPVTHNLPTVAHPSQAPSPNQPTKHGDNREHPNEQ